ttagactttattcaagctgttaaactaaGAATGTAAAACTGATGTttcttgcagcacagggtgaagtcagtatgttCATTAACGACGATTggagagaaatataatatacatgtaatgtaaaacaatgtacatggcaCTTGAACAACTTCCTGAGTTGTAGCTGGGCAACGCGTACGCGCGGTGTGTGTACCAtacactcatagaaaacaatgcgttcgaattttaaagacgtggctccgcgctgagcttcgcgtccggtgtgcgagccccttAAAATGCTGTTGCTCAGTAACGGTGGAAATTTTGTCCGGTAATGCAGTGAGATGGAAACAGGGACTCACCGACTAATTCTAATTGCGGGATTGAAATGGTCCAGTCGTGGCAGCATCTAGATTCTTCCTCTGTTGGCAATGGTTGGCATTTGCCACATGTGCACCACCACGTCTGCCCGATGCTTGAGAGGTGTGTGTCGCCGCAGCAGTCTCTTCCATCTGCCTAATTTCTTCCTCTGTGTATTCCGGTTCAAAAAGGTAGGGCAGGGCGAAAAACTCATCTTCACCTCGtctgacattgttgttttacctttttttgtaaacggcGTTTGACTTAAAAtggctgatggtttctctagaaaagacccttattcctcgtctggtatcgtttaaagctctttgaagctgcactgaaactgtctttaggaccttgaaccgtctggtgcccattgaagttccactataaggagaaaaatcctggaatgttttcatcaaaaaccttaatttctttttgactgaagaaagaaggacatgaacatcttggatgacatgggggtgagtaaattatcagcaaaagtttatttaaaagtgaactaatcctttaactgagGCACAAAGTATGCATTCAGTGCGGTTACTGTCTGCGAGTAGTCTGTTGGCCCTCCTGTGTCAGTGAGTGTGGAGAAAATATCCTGCACGTCTGTCCCAGCATGATGTAAAAGCAAAGctctctgtctttgttttgtagCATCGCTTGTCTCATCAGTCATCCTGAAAAAACCCTTTCCATCGGCGAAGAGTTCAAAAGCATTTAGCAATCTTGTCCACTATGGACCCGCGTAGCTGGATCTCTGTAACAGTCGAACTTGGGAACGGTACCTACATACGGTACGGTCTAACTCACTGCCAGATTTAACTAATGAGTAGGTCCTTGTTTCAACATCCTCGTCGCCAATGTTATAACCTTTCTAGTTATCTCGGATTAAACTACGCAGACACCAGATTCAACTTGCCACCCGTCTTTACTCCTCCATTGTTACGTGATGACGTTAACGACGTCATGTCAATACACAtgtcagttatttcactttaagaGCAATTGAAAGGATGACACTTAGAAGCTTtttcatctgaagtcttcattttataaatatggTCTCTTTAAATCAAGAAATATCAACAGATATCAATGCCCTGACAAATATCAGAGCTATTTTACATActgaattaaattattattctccaatATTTTCCAGCTCatctgcctgttcctgtcatcagcagagactcttcacaatgttcttcatcatcatcttcatcatgttcattggtgtgttcagctgtgaatgtgagtcatgtgactctctcctggttcAAAGGAAACAGTGTATTCTCCAGCGTaagtgtgtctgatctcagaAGCAGCATCTCTTTACAtctggaggtggaatatcaggataacaacacctacagctgtgtgaTCAACAATACCATCAGCCATCAGACTCAACATCTGGACATCACTGAACTCTGTTACACATGTGCAGGTATATCAGCAGcactatatattttttcacaaactaaattaaatttatattttaacattgcCCATTTCTTGTCTCACAAGTCCACTGTTGTGGGTTCACTGAAGCTGTGATCCGATTGGCTCTCTCTGCTCtggtgggcgtggctactgtggCTGTTCTGGTTTATGACATCAGATCCAGAAGTCTTCAACAGAAGAAGAGCGTCCAGAAATAACCATCAAACTCTGATTAATCTCTCAGGAAGATGGAGATGATCTGGAGAGATTAAAGTGTATTACAAGAAATCGTTTGAGTAAATagcatagatagatagatagatagatagatagacagacagacagacagacagatagatagatagatagatagatagatagatagatagatagatagatagatagatagatagatagatagatagatagatagatagtcacacATGATTtaactcatcagctcattagtagagactgcaagaccTGAAGTGTCAAAtaagggagacatacaaaatgtgcaaggCTGGTGCTAGCTACTCCAGGACAAGTCTGAGAACATAGTCATATGTTAATTCATTTTATCAAATCTTAATGCtcctttaaaaaattaaaagtacaGTATACAATTTAGAACAGGATAACATACAGCATCCAAAGAAGTAGTCACTGGTAATACATGTAATATaggttaaaatatttaatctgaATACACAATATGTGTGAATGATCTTAAGAAAAGGAGGATGTCTTGTGTTTCCAGA
The window above is part of the Chanodichthys erythropterus isolate Z2021 chromosome 3, ASM2448905v1, whole genome shotgun sequence genome. Proteins encoded here:
- the LOC137008295 gene encoding hepatic and glial cell adhesion molecule-like gives rise to the protein MFDTFIFFWLFSWSLTGVFVADAVKSESVTEGESVSLNSSFTQIHRDEEINWKFGDILIAKVKKNKESKFFGDNAEGRFRDRLKLDQTGSLTIINSRTTDSGLYSVSRDTTINTINLTVYAHLPVPVISRDSSQCSSSSSSSCSLVCSAVNVSHVTLSWFKGNSVFSSVSVSDLRSSISLHLEVEYQDNNTYSCVINNTISHQTQHLDITELCYTCAVHCCGFTEAVIRLALSALVGVATVAVLVYDIRSRSLQQKKSVQK